The following are encoded together in the Streptomyces sp. NBC_00358 genome:
- a CDS encoding ABC transporter ATP-binding protein, protein MSSTSTTRPTVAIEAHGLTVRYGRRSAAALEDCSFRLPAGRVSALVGPNGAGKSTLLATVAGLLRPTAGTLTVLGTTTAGARENIAHLSQDKPLYPQLTIAETLRLGAELNPGRWDAPYAAAIVEQGSLDPGTRVGRLSGGQRTRVALALALGKRPELMLLDEPMADLDPLARHELLGTLMADAAERGTTVLMSSHIVAELADACDHLLLLGDGRIRLGGGLDDLLLAHTVVTGRGAPGDLAPHLVVESRAAGRGLTALIRNDGPVDDRWQTERPSLEELLLAHLRSPSAPALLTPGTTATPAAVTR, encoded by the coding sequence GTGAGTTCCACCAGCACCACCCGCCCCACCGTCGCCATCGAGGCGCACGGTCTCACCGTGCGCTACGGCCGGCGCTCCGCCGCGGCTCTGGAGGACTGCTCCTTCCGCCTCCCGGCCGGACGGGTCAGCGCCCTCGTCGGCCCCAACGGCGCGGGCAAGTCGACCCTGCTGGCGACCGTGGCCGGGCTGCTGCGGCCCACCGCCGGCACGCTCACCGTGCTCGGCACGACCACGGCGGGGGCACGCGAGAACATCGCCCACCTCTCCCAGGACAAGCCTCTGTACCCCCAGCTCACGATCGCCGAGACACTGCGCCTGGGCGCCGAGCTCAACCCGGGCCGCTGGGACGCCCCGTACGCCGCCGCCATCGTGGAACAGGGCTCACTCGATCCCGGGACCAGGGTCGGAAGACTCTCCGGCGGCCAGCGGACCCGCGTGGCACTCGCCCTCGCGCTGGGCAAGCGGCCCGAACTGATGCTGCTGGACGAGCCGATGGCCGACCTGGACCCGCTGGCCCGCCACGAACTGCTGGGCACGCTGATGGCGGACGCCGCCGAACGCGGGACCACGGTGCTGATGTCCTCGCACATCGTCGCCGAACTCGCCGACGCCTGCGACCATCTGCTGCTCCTGGGCGACGGACGCATCCGGCTCGGCGGCGGCCTGGACGACCTGCTCCTGGCGCACACCGTGGTGACCGGCCGCGGCGCCCCCGGCGACCTCGCCCCGCACCTCGTCGTCGAGTCCCGCGCCGCAGGCCGCGGCCTGACCGCCCTCATACGCAACGACGGGCCGGTGGACGACCGTTGGCAGACCGAGCGGCCGTCGCTGGAGGAACTGCTCCTCGCCCATCTGCGCTCCCCCTCGGCCCCCGCCCTGCTCACGCCCGGCACGACGGCGACCCCCGCGGCGGTGACCCGATGA
- a CDS encoding GntR family transcriptional regulator — translation MVAYRIDRRSGVATYVQIVQQTKQALRLGLLEPGDKLPTAREVVEATAINPNTVLKAYRELEREGLVEARRGLGTFVRRTLGAAPADSPLREELDAWVRGARTAGLDREDVAALFGSVLDEHFPKGDQ, via the coding sequence GTGGTCGCGTACCGCATCGACCGGCGCAGCGGCGTCGCCACCTACGTCCAGATCGTCCAGCAGACGAAGCAGGCGCTGCGCCTCGGCCTCCTCGAACCCGGCGACAAACTCCCCACGGCCCGCGAGGTCGTGGAAGCCACCGCGATCAATCCGAACACCGTCCTGAAGGCCTACCGCGAACTTGAGCGCGAGGGCCTGGTCGAGGCCAGGCGCGGCCTCGGCACCTTCGTCCGCAGAACGCTCGGCGCCGCCCCCGCGGACTCGCCCCTGCGCGAGGAGCTCGACGCCTGGGTGCGCGGCGCCCGCACGGCGGGCCTCGACCGCGAGGACGTGGCGGCGCTGTTCGGCTCCGTACTGGACGAACACTTCCCGAAGGGGGACCAGTGA
- a CDS encoding RNA polymerase sigma factor has protein sequence MRETRSDGELLRAIAADGDRRAFEELYRRYAPWLTARLRGRCADAGIVDDVVQETFLAVWRGTARYREEGDPAGWLWRIGSRRLVDSIRGDGARGRLRHALARLRHRDEASAEERVLAGVEHGDLAGALTRLSPELRAVLQATVIDGLSTREAAVLLGIPPGTVKTRALRARKQLREALA, from the coding sequence GTGAGGGAAACGAGAAGCGACGGAGAGCTGCTGCGGGCCATCGCAGCGGACGGGGACCGTCGCGCCTTCGAAGAGCTGTACCGGCGGTACGCGCCATGGCTGACCGCGCGGTTGCGCGGCCGGTGCGCCGATGCCGGGATCGTCGACGACGTCGTCCAGGAGACCTTCCTCGCGGTCTGGCGCGGCACCGCCCGCTACCGAGAGGAGGGCGACCCGGCCGGCTGGCTGTGGCGCATCGGCTCACGGCGCCTCGTCGACTCGATACGGGGCGACGGCGCGCGCGGCCGGCTGCGGCACGCGCTGGCCCGGCTCCGGCACCGCGACGAGGCCTCGGCGGAGGAGCGCGTGCTGGCAGGCGTCGAACACGGCGACCTGGCGGGCGCGCTGACCAGGCTCTCACCCGAACTCCGTGCGGTCCTCCAGGCCACGGTGATCGACGGACTCAGCACCAGGGAAGCGGCCGTCCTGCTCGGCATTCCGCCGGGCACGGTCAAGACGCGGGCACTGCGTGCGCGCAAGCAGTTGCGGGAGGCGTTGGCATGA
- a CDS encoding zf-HC2 domain-containing protein, producing MSGDSDLSGGSRRAWHVPEEDLRAYAQGELAPPHMWSADTHLAACPRCRETLAALSDPVALDAGWERLDAELDAPRPGPVEWLLVRLGVADHTARLLAAAPVLRRSWLGSIVALLGMTVVAANEVRAGATPILFLALAPLLPLAGVALSYGPAIDPTYEMAVVSPLHGFRLLMIRTVSVLTVCLGFNGLATVALPSYGLHALAWLLPALALTATGLALSSRFGPVLAPSLVGGGWIALLAVARATTESDTTLAPFTAAGQGVSGAVAALAAGLLYLVRDRFDASCLPLTDFTDRNPA from the coding sequence ATGAGCGGCGACAGCGACCTGAGCGGCGGCAGCCGCAGGGCCTGGCATGTGCCGGAGGAGGACCTGCGGGCCTATGCGCAGGGCGAGTTGGCGCCGCCCCACATGTGGTCCGCCGACACCCATCTCGCCGCGTGCCCGCGGTGCCGGGAGACGCTGGCCGCACTCAGCGACCCGGTCGCCCTGGACGCCGGGTGGGAGCGGCTCGACGCCGAGCTCGACGCCCCCCGGCCGGGACCGGTCGAGTGGCTGCTCGTCCGGCTCGGCGTCGCCGACCACACGGCGCGGCTGCTGGCCGCCGCCCCCGTCCTGCGCCGCTCCTGGCTCGGCTCGATCGTCGCCCTGCTGGGCATGACCGTGGTCGCGGCCAACGAGGTGCGGGCCGGGGCCACACCCATCCTCTTCCTGGCCCTCGCGCCGCTGCTCCCGCTCGCCGGGGTCGCGCTCTCCTACGGTCCGGCGATCGACCCGACGTACGAGATGGCGGTCGTCTCCCCCCTGCACGGCTTCCGGCTCCTGATGATCCGCACGGTCTCGGTGCTCACCGTGTGCCTGGGATTCAACGGCCTCGCGACCGTCGCCCTGCCCTCCTACGGACTGCACGCCCTGGCCTGGCTGCTGCCCGCCCTCGCCCTCACCGCGACCGGACTCGCGCTCAGCTCCCGGTTCGGACCCGTGCTCGCCCCCTCCCTGGTCGGCGGCGGCTGGATCGCCCTGCTGGCCGTGGCACGGGCGACCACGGAGTCCGACACCACGCTCGCCCCGTTCACGGCGGCCGGGCAGGGCGTCTCCGGGGCCGTCGCGGCACTGGCCGCCGGACTCCTCTACCTCGTGCGGGACCGGTTCGACGCGTCCTGCCTCCCGCTCACCGACTTCACCGACAGGAACCCCGCATGA
- a CDS encoding ABC transporter ATP-binding protein produces the protein MIPTVSASGLTLRFGGTLALDDISVRLAEGVTGLLGPNGAGKTTLLRVLATAVLADRGSFTVLGHDPATTAGRLDVRRALGYLPQTPGFHQDFSAFEFVDYVAILKELTDRTARHREVRRVLEAVDLSDVRGKRIKRLSGGMRQRVALAAALVGDPGFLVLDEPTVGLDPEQRMRFRELIAQAGEGRTVLLSTHQTEDVAMLCHRVIVMAGGRIRFEGTPAELTARAAGRVWSGTERDPAARAGWRTGTGAFRNVGDPPEGAELLEPTLEDGYLLTLDAETAAVTA, from the coding sequence ATGATCCCCACCGTCTCGGCCTCCGGCCTGACCCTCCGCTTCGGCGGGACACTCGCGCTCGACGACATCTCCGTCCGCCTGGCCGAGGGAGTCACCGGACTTCTCGGGCCCAACGGCGCCGGAAAGACAACCCTGCTGAGGGTGCTCGCCACCGCCGTGCTCGCCGACCGGGGCTCCTTCACGGTCCTCGGACACGACCCGGCCACCACCGCCGGACGCCTGGACGTGCGGCGCGCCCTGGGCTATCTGCCGCAGACCCCCGGCTTCCACCAGGACTTCTCGGCCTTCGAGTTCGTCGACTACGTGGCGATCCTCAAGGAACTGACCGACCGCACCGCCCGGCACCGCGAGGTGCGCCGGGTGCTGGAGGCCGTCGACCTGTCCGATGTCCGCGGCAAGCGCATCAAGCGGCTGTCCGGCGGTATGCGCCAGCGGGTCGCGCTGGCCGCCGCGCTCGTCGGCGACCCCGGCTTCCTCGTCCTCGACGAGCCGACCGTCGGCCTCGACCCCGAACAGCGCATGCGCTTCAGGGAACTGATCGCCCAAGCGGGAGAAGGCCGCACCGTCCTGCTCTCCACCCACCAGACCGAGGACGTCGCGATGCTCTGCCACCGGGTGATCGTCATGGCCGGCGGCCGAATCCGCTTCGAGGGCACCCCCGCCGAGCTGACCGCCCGAGCGGCCGGCCGGGTGTGGAGCGGCACCGAGCGCGATCCGGCCGCCCGAGCCGGATGGCGAACGGGCACGGGCGCCTTCCGTAATGTCGGCGACCCTCCCGAGGGCGCCGAACTCCTCGAACCGACCCTGGAGGACGGCTACTTGCTCACTCTCGACGCCGAGACCGCGGCGGTGACGGCATGA
- a CDS encoding ABC transporter permease: MSATTSTITQAAPTGVEPPARGRESRAAAVLALARFEARELLLQIPVLVFLVLYVGYTGWTLFSGREGMDDFPVLQDVDRSTQSAPLLLGIAVFVGVNRAVLRSRRHTTDRHFDILPMEQWRRTVAHGLSVLPFAAITALVVGFQFTWAALKPGAVGHGSPAELAVGPLAILLGGALGVLLARVIPIGFIAPPFVIGAYVLTFLASASTQGTHWVRWLGPVVSDEGADPFPSGLLGRPAAWHALYLTGLAVLLLCLAVLRSGGRTWLVGSVTVVALAVTAAGVAGQSPGEPASLLAARAKMSVTPEKAQTCVQHGRSTYCAYPEWAGRTADWAAAVDRIQSLAGGSAGGERLTVRQRIDARYGLQSDAAIPPSTTRGTVTVGTRWGGNRLPEFAVGVASVLVLGDEATAGKVCDARAVTTMWLALSTQPDPMKSLRNVRLDDSITGSAIALAPTSPISMSAQQTTVVRELLKMPHYSVAAKVKAHWTELTSAKTSTTRVAELLGVPVDGKGTAADSGSGSCEE; this comes from the coding sequence ATGAGCGCCACCACGAGCACGATCACGCAGGCGGCTCCCACGGGGGTGGAGCCGCCTGCCCGGGGCAGGGAATCCCGGGCGGCCGCCGTCCTGGCCCTGGCCCGTTTCGAAGCACGCGAACTGCTGCTCCAGATCCCGGTCCTGGTCTTCCTCGTGCTGTACGTCGGCTACACCGGATGGACACTGTTCTCCGGCCGTGAGGGCATGGACGACTTCCCGGTCCTCCAGGACGTCGACCGGTCCACCCAGTCGGCACCCCTCCTGCTCGGCATCGCCGTCTTCGTCGGCGTCAACCGCGCCGTGCTGCGTTCCCGACGGCACACCACCGACCGGCACTTCGACATCCTGCCCATGGAGCAGTGGCGGCGCACGGTGGCGCACGGACTGTCCGTCCTGCCGTTCGCCGCGATCACCGCACTGGTCGTCGGCTTCCAGTTCACCTGGGCGGCGCTGAAACCGGGCGCCGTGGGCCACGGCTCACCCGCCGAACTGGCCGTGGGCCCGCTGGCGATCCTCCTGGGCGGTGCCCTCGGAGTCCTGCTCGCCCGGGTGATACCGATCGGTTTCATCGCACCGCCCTTCGTGATCGGCGCCTACGTCCTCACCTTCCTGGCCTCCGCGTCCACCCAGGGGACGCACTGGGTGCGCTGGCTCGGACCGGTCGTCTCCGACGAGGGCGCCGACCCCTTCCCCTCCGGGCTCCTCGGCCGCCCGGCCGCCTGGCACGCGCTCTATCTGACGGGCCTCGCGGTACTGCTGCTCTGCCTCGCCGTCCTGAGGAGCGGCGGCCGGACCTGGCTGGTCGGATCGGTGACCGTGGTGGCCCTCGCGGTGACCGCCGCCGGTGTGGCCGGACAGTCCCCGGGCGAGCCGGCCTCGCTGCTCGCGGCCCGCGCCAAGATGTCCGTCACCCCGGAGAAGGCGCAGACCTGCGTCCAGCACGGACGGTCCACGTACTGCGCCTACCCGGAGTGGGCCGGTCGCACCGCCGACTGGGCCGCCGCCGTCGACCGCATCCAGTCCCTTGCGGGTGGTTCCGCCGGGGGCGAGCGGCTGACCGTGCGACAGCGGATCGACGCTCGCTACGGCCTTCAGAGCGATGCCGCGATTCCCCCGTCCACCACCCGGGGCACCGTGACGGTCGGCACGCGCTGGGGCGGAAACCGCCTCCCCGAGTTCGCGGTCGGTGTCGCCTCGGTCCTGGTCCTGGGCGACGAGGCCACCGCCGGGAAGGTCTGCGACGCGCGTGCGGTGACCACGATGTGGCTTGCGCTGAGCACCCAGCCGGACCCGATGAAGTCCCTCCGCAACGTCCGGCTGGACGACAGCATCACGGGCTCCGCCATCGCGCTGGCCCCGACGAGCCCCATCTCCATGTCCGCCCAACAGACCACCGTGGTGCGCGAGTTGCTGAAGATGCCGCACTACAGCGTCGCCGCCAAGGTGAAGGCCCACTGGACGGAGCTGACGTCCGCCAAGACGTCCACGACACGGGTGGCCGAGCTCCTGGGAGTGCCGGTCGACGGCAAGGGGACCGCGGCGGATTCCGGGAGCGGATCGTGCGAGGAGTAG
- a CDS encoding ABC transporter: protein MKEKGAVKDRGAVEDVVGAAGRPAETLGPPPAYAVAFALLRPVWRSLPHWALAAGAVLGLLLAGIPRMFAGPPDPWLCLNLLRAAALAFALGLTFLLDDPARHTTAAVPTRRPVRIGLRVGLVVPFMASWWTAALFLIPAEGRPPVGAITLEAAAFVVLALAAALVAVRHSEATEPGVALSAGLVGASFAATLLLPDRWALFVAPFDPHWDDAHRRWAGVLAVAALVGVCSVAEPLRRRRTTLLAHR, encoded by the coding sequence GTGAAGGAGAAGGGAGCGGTGAAGGACAGGGGAGCGGTGGAGGACGTCGTGGGTGCTGCGGGCCGCCCTGCTGAAACCCTCGGCCCCCCACCCGCGTACGCGGTGGCCTTCGCCCTTCTCCGGCCCGTGTGGCGCAGCCTGCCGCACTGGGCCCTGGCGGCAGGCGCGGTCCTCGGGCTGCTGCTGGCCGGCATTCCCCGGATGTTCGCCGGTCCACCGGATCCATGGCTGTGTCTCAACCTGTTGCGGGCCGCGGCGCTCGCCTTCGCTCTGGGACTGACGTTCCTGCTCGACGATCCGGCCCGGCACACCACGGCGGCGGTTCCGACGAGACGGCCGGTGCGGATCGGTCTGCGGGTGGGTCTCGTCGTACCGTTCATGGCGTCGTGGTGGACGGCCGCGCTGTTCCTCATACCCGCCGAGGGCCGGCCCCCGGTGGGCGCGATCACCCTGGAGGCGGCGGCCTTCGTCGTCCTCGCGCTGGCCGCCGCGCTTGTCGCCGTACGGCACTCGGAGGCCACCGAGCCGGGGGTCGCGCTGTCCGCCGGGCTCGTGGGCGCGTCCTTCGCCGCCACCCTGCTGCTCCCCGACCGCTGGGCGCTCTTCGTGGCGCCGTTCGACCCGCACTGGGACGACGCGCACCGGCGGTGGGCGGGCGTCCTGGCCGTGGCGGCGCTGGTGGGGGTGTGCTCCGTGGCCGAACCTCTGCGGCGACGCCGGACGACCCTCCTTGCCCACCGCTGA
- the mshD gene encoding mycothiol synthase has protein sequence MTSDDAAPFALTRSIETYSVLSPGQAEDVLRLLSEAARADGQQAVSEQGRLQLKGGSREGVRHLLLTLGDELIGYAQLEDTDPVEAPAAELVVHPAHRGHGHGRALGSAMLNESGKRLRVWAHGGHSAARHLAQVLGLTLFRELRQMRRPLENLDLTEPKLPEGVTVRTFVPGQDDGDWLAVNAAAFAHHPEQGSLAQRDLDDRMAEPWFDPAGFFLAFRGDELVGFHWTKVHAEEGLGEVYVLGVRPGAQGGGLGKALTTIGLRHLAAQTLPTAMLYVDADNKAAVTVYERLGFVTHETDLMYRTES, from the coding sequence ATGACCAGCGACGACGCGGCACCCTTCGCCCTCACCCGCTCCATCGAGACCTACTCCGTGCTCTCCCCGGGTCAGGCCGAGGACGTGCTCCGGCTGCTCTCGGAGGCCGCTCGGGCCGACGGTCAGCAGGCGGTGTCGGAACAGGGGCGGCTCCAACTGAAGGGCGGGAGCCGTGAAGGCGTCCGGCATCTGCTGCTGACCCTCGGCGACGAACTGATCGGCTACGCACAGTTGGAGGACACCGACCCGGTCGAGGCCCCGGCCGCCGAACTGGTCGTCCACCCGGCGCACCGCGGTCACGGGCACGGACGGGCGCTCGGTTCGGCCATGCTCAACGAGTCCGGGAAGCGGCTGCGCGTGTGGGCCCACGGCGGGCACTCCGCCGCCCGGCATCTCGCGCAGGTCCTCGGCCTCACCCTCTTCCGCGAACTGCGCCAGATGCGCCGCCCGTTGGAGAACCTCGACCTGACCGAGCCGAAGCTCCCGGAGGGAGTGACCGTCCGGACCTTCGTGCCCGGCCAGGACGACGGCGACTGGCTCGCCGTGAACGCCGCCGCCTTCGCCCACCACCCCGAGCAGGGCTCCCTCGCCCAGCGCGACCTCGACGACCGGATGGCCGAACCGTGGTTCGACCCGGCCGGCTTCTTCCTGGCCTTCCGGGGCGACGAACTCGTCGGCTTCCACTGGACCAAGGTCCACGCCGAGGAGGGACTGGGCGAGGTGTACGTCCTCGGCGTGCGCCCCGGGGCCCAGGGCGGCGGTCTCGGCAAGGCTCTGACCACGATCGGGCTGCGCCACCTCGCCGCGCAGACCCTGCCCACCGCGATGCTCTACGTCGACGCCGACAACAAGGCTGCGGTCACCGTCTACGAGCGTCTCGGCTTCGTCACCCACGAGACGGACCTGATGTACCGAACGGAGTCCTGA
- a CDS encoding bifunctional metallophosphatase/5'-nucleotidase — MPPTIRSRRAQRLLAAAAGLATVGALAAAMPASAHQDKATPLHHHGSGRYQDVQLLSFNDLHGNLEPPTGSSGRVTELEADGTTKTIDAGGVEYLATHLRNARKGNKYSITAAAGDMVGASPLISGLFHDEPTIDALNGLDLDVTSVGNHEFDEGAKELARLQKGGCHPTDGCSGGEKFTGADFPYLAANVTDEKTGKPILKPYWVWKKNGVKIGFIGVTLEGTPNIVSAEGVKGLKFGDEVETINKYAKELQHQGVKSIVALIHEGGAPASQSYNYDCDSPGAGDGISGPIVDIAKNVTPAVDALITGHTHQAYACTIPDPAGRPRMVTSASSFGRLYTDTTLTYDRWTGDIARTAVKSANHVVTRDVPKAADMTSLITKWKALSAPVASRPLGYIAGDIGNTGTESPAGDLIADAQLAYAKSVDQEADLAVMNPGGIRAGLTYTASGGEGDGVVTYGEAYTVQPFANTVNLVDLTGAQVITALQQQVSGANEAAPKILQISKGLTYTLDLTRTGAARVVADSVRLNGTAIDPAATYRVAMNSFLAGGGDGFAELGKGTNVRVGGDDLAALGAYLTANSSAATPYPVPAADRITVVQ; from the coding sequence ATGCCGCCCACGATCCGGTCCAGACGCGCACAGCGCCTTCTCGCGGCCGCCGCCGGACTCGCCACCGTCGGCGCGCTGGCCGCGGCGATGCCCGCCAGCGCGCACCAGGACAAGGCGACGCCGCTGCACCACCACGGCAGCGGTCGCTACCAGGACGTCCAGTTGCTGTCCTTCAACGACCTGCACGGCAATCTGGAGCCGCCGACCGGGTCCTCCGGCCGGGTCACGGAGCTGGAGGCGGACGGCACGACGAAGACCATCGACGCGGGTGGTGTCGAGTATCTGGCCACCCATCTGCGCAACGCCCGCAAGGGCAACAAGTACTCGATCACGGCGGCCGCCGGTGACATGGTCGGCGCCTCCCCGCTGATCTCCGGCCTCTTCCACGACGAGCCCACCATCGACGCGCTCAACGGCCTCGACCTCGACGTCACTTCGGTCGGCAACCACGAGTTCGACGAGGGCGCCAAGGAGCTGGCCCGGCTCCAGAAGGGCGGCTGCCACCCGACGGACGGCTGTTCCGGCGGCGAGAAGTTCACCGGCGCCGACTTCCCCTACCTCGCGGCGAACGTCACCGACGAGAAGACCGGGAAGCCGATCCTCAAGCCCTACTGGGTGTGGAAGAAGAACGGCGTCAAGATCGGGTTCATCGGCGTCACGCTGGAGGGCACGCCGAACATCGTCTCCGCCGAGGGCGTCAAGGGCCTGAAGTTCGGTGACGAGGTCGAGACGATCAACAAGTACGCCAAGGAGCTCCAGCACCAGGGCGTGAAGTCGATCGTCGCGCTGATCCACGAGGGCGGGGCGCCCGCCTCGCAGTCGTACAACTACGACTGCGACAGCCCCGGTGCCGGTGACGGCATCTCCGGGCCGATCGTCGACATCGCCAAGAACGTCACGCCGGCCGTGGACGCGCTGATCACCGGCCACACCCACCAGGCGTACGCGTGCACCATCCCCGACCCGGCGGGCAGGCCCCGCATGGTCACCTCGGCCTCCTCGTTCGGGCGGCTCTACACGGACACGACGCTGACGTACGACCGCTGGACCGGTGACATCGCCCGTACGGCGGTGAAGTCCGCGAACCACGTGGTCACGCGCGATGTGCCGAAGGCCGCCGACATGACATCCCTGATCACCAAGTGGAAGGCGCTCTCCGCGCCGGTCGCCTCGCGTCCCCTCGGCTACATCGCGGGCGACATCGGCAACACCGGCACCGAGTCCCCGGCCGGCGACCTGATCGCCGACGCGCAGCTCGCGTACGCCAAGTCCGTGGACCAGGAGGCCGACCTCGCGGTGATGAACCCGGGCGGCATCCGCGCCGGACTCACCTACACGGCGAGCGGCGGCGAGGGCGACGGGGTGGTCACCTACGGGGAGGCGTACACGGTCCAGCCGTTCGCCAACACCGTGAACCTGGTCGACCTCACCGGCGCCCAGGTGATCACCGCACTCCAGCAGCAGGTCAGCGGCGCCAACGAGGCCGCTCCGAAGATCCTCCAGATCTCCAAGGGCCTCACCTACACGCTCGACCTGACCAGGACCGGCGCGGCGCGGGTCGTCGCCGACTCGGTCAGGCTCAACGGCACCGCGATCGACCCGGCCGCCACCTACCGCGTCGCGATGAACTCCTTCCTCGCGGGCGGCGGCGACGGCTTCGCGGAACTCGGCAAGGGCACGAACGTCCGTGTCGGCGGCGACGACCTGGCGGCCCTGGGCGCCTACCTGACGGCCAACTCCTCGGCCGCGACGCCGTACCCGGTCCCGGCGGCGGACCGGATCACGGTCGTTCAGTAG
- a CDS encoding HAMP domain-containing sensor histidine kinase: MRRFRSLPLRSRLALLVAAAVAFAVAAVAVTCWFIVRGKLYNELDNELQSSATRPQGRNIASTITNCGNSANDPSGQPPTDAGGFRAQFESYLQVVTADGQSCVAPVSPGKIEIAGSDTAFAKNPVARHGVFRNGTDTKGNPLRVLTVPLAIGDPNGTTSIVPDAATMYAIPLKGTNSTLNELALVLLLVGGIGVVGAGAAGLWVARAGLRPVDELTEAVEHVARTEDLTIRIPVDEDSDDEIARLSRSFNSMTASLASSRELQNQLIADAGHELRTPLTSLRTNIELLTRSEEIGRPIPPADRKALLASVKAQMTELAALIGDLQTLSRSDAEHPADRVEVVALQDTVEAALRRARLRGPELTITADLQPWFVRAEPSALERAIVNILDNAVKFSPAGGTIDVRLKDGELTVRDHGPGIPGDELPHVFDRFWRSPDARALPGSGLGLSIVARTVQQTGGEVSLRPAEGGGTIAAVRLPGAPTGPPDTL, translated from the coding sequence ATGCGCAGATTCAGGTCGCTGCCCCTGCGCTCCCGGCTGGCCCTGCTGGTGGCGGCGGCGGTGGCGTTCGCGGTGGCGGCGGTGGCGGTGACGTGCTGGTTCATCGTGCGCGGGAAGCTGTACAACGAGCTGGACAACGAATTGCAGTCGTCGGCGACCCGCCCGCAGGGCAGGAACATCGCCAGCACCATCACCAACTGCGGCAATTCCGCGAACGACCCGTCCGGCCAGCCACCGACCGACGCCGGAGGGTTCCGGGCCCAGTTCGAGTCCTACCTCCAGGTGGTCACGGCGGACGGTCAGTCCTGTGTCGCCCCTGTCTCACCGGGCAAGATCGAGATCGCAGGCAGCGACACCGCCTTCGCCAAGAACCCGGTCGCGCGCCACGGCGTCTTCCGCAACGGCACCGACACCAAGGGCAACCCCCTAAGGGTTCTGACGGTCCCCCTGGCCATCGGCGATCCGAACGGCACGACGTCGATCGTCCCGGACGCCGCGACCATGTACGCCATTCCCCTCAAGGGCACCAACTCCACGCTCAACGAACTGGCCCTGGTACTCCTGCTCGTCGGCGGCATCGGCGTGGTCGGCGCCGGGGCGGCCGGGCTCTGGGTGGCGCGCGCCGGGCTTCGCCCGGTCGACGAGCTCACCGAGGCCGTCGAGCACGTCGCCCGCACCGAGGACCTCACCATCCGCATCCCCGTGGACGAGGACAGCGACGACGAGATCGCCCGGCTCTCCCGTTCCTTCAACTCGATGACCGCCTCCCTCGCGAGCTCCCGCGAGCTGCAGAACCAGCTCATCGCCGACGCCGGGCACGAGCTGCGGACGCCGCTCACCTCCCTGCGTACGAACATCGAACTCCTCACCCGCAGCGAGGAGATCGGCCGCCCGATCCCCCCGGCGGACCGCAAGGCGCTGCTCGCCTCGGTGAAGGCGCAGATGACCGAGCTGGCGGCGCTGATCGGCGACCTCCAGACGCTGTCACGGTCCGACGCGGAGCACCCGGCCGACCGGGTGGAGGTCGTGGCACTCCAGGACACCGTGGAAGCGGCCCTGCGCAGGGCCCGGCTGCGCGGACCGGAGCTGACGATCACGGCCGACCTTCAGCCCTGGTTCGTCCGGGCGGAGCCCTCCGCGCTGGAGCGGGCGATCGTGAACATCCTCGACAACGCGGTGAAGTTCAGCCCCGCGGGCGGCACGATCGACGTGCGGCTGAAGGACGGCGAACTGACCGTGCGCGACCACGGCCCCGGCATCCCCGGTGACGAACTCCCGCACGTCTTCGACCGCTTCTGGCGTTCCCCCGACGCGCGGGCGCTGCCCGGATCGGGGCTCGGCCTGTCCATCGTGGCCCGCACGGTCCAGCAGACCGGCGGCGAGGTGTCGCTGCGCCCCGCGGAGGGCGGCGGCACGATCGCGGCCGTCCGGCTTCCGGGGGCTCCGACCGGCCCGCCCGACACCCTTTGA